A genomic window from Brassica oleracea var. oleracea cultivar TO1000 chromosome C8, BOL, whole genome shotgun sequence includes:
- the LOC106311658 gene encoding transcriptional adapter ADA2b isoform X3, translating to MGRSRGNFHNFEDPTQRTRKKKNAANVENFESSSMGTEGGGKYNCDYCQKDITGKIRIKCDVCPDFDLCVECMSVGAEITPHKCDHAYRVMGNLTFPLICPDWSADDEMLLLEGLEIYGMGNWAEVAEHVGTKSKEQCLEHYRNIYLNSPFFPLPDMSHVAGKNKKELQAMAKGRIEEKKAEQNMKEEYPFSPPKVKVEDTQKESHTDRSFGGKKPVVAPGNNSLVELSNYNHKREEFDPEYDNDAEQLLAEMEFKDNDTPEEKDLKLRVLRIYSKRLDERKRRKEFILDRNLLYPNPFEKELSQEEKMQCRRLDVFMRFHSKEEHEELLRSVVSEYRMVKRLKDLKEAQMAGCRSTAEAERYLARKRKRENEEGMMNRGKESGQFGAGELGTRPPVQASSSYVNDLDLIGFTESQLLSESEKRLCSEAKLVPPVYLHMQQVMSHEIFKGNVTKKSDAYSLFKIDPTKVDRVYDMLVKKGIAQL from the exons ATGGGTCGCTCTCGTGGGAACTTCCACAATTTCGAAGACCCTACCCAGAG AACGAGGAAGAAGAAAAATGCGGCTAATGTGGAGAACTTTGAGTCTTCCTCTATGG GAACGGAGGGAGGAGGGAAGTACAACTGCGATTATTGCCAGAAAGACATTACTGGCAAAATCAGGATCAAGTGTGATGTCTGTCCTGATTTTGATCTCTGTGTTGAGTGTATGTCTGTGGGAGCTGAGATCACTCCTCACAAATGTGATCACGCCTACCGTGTTATG GGAAATCTAACTTTCCCGCTTATTTGTCCGGACTGGAGTGCTGATGATGAAATGCTTCTCCTGGAG GGACTTGAAATTTATGGAATGGGAAACTGGGCAGAGGTCGCGGAGCATGTGGGAACGAAGAGTAAAGAACAATGTCTCGAGCACTACAGAAACATTTATCTTAACTCTCCCTTCTTCCCACTTCCA GATATGTCACATGTAGCAGGGAAGAACAAGAAAGAACTTCAAGCCATGGCCAAAGGACGCATCGAAGAGAAGAAAG CAGAGCAGAACATGAAAGAAGAGTACCCCTTTTCTCCTCCTAAAGTCAA AGTTGAAGACACACAAAAAG AGTCTCATACAGACAGGAGTTTTGGAGGAAAGAAACCTGTTGTTGCCCCTGGAAACAACTCTTTGGTTGAATTGAGTAACTACAACCACAAAAGAGAAGAGTTCGACCCTGAATATGACAACGATGCTGAGCAGCTCTTGGCTGAGATGGAGTTCAAAGACAACGATACTCCTGAAGAAAAAGACCTCAAGCTCCGTGTCTTGCGTATTTATTCCAAAAGGCTTGATGAAAGGAAACGTAGAAAGGAGTTCATACTAGACAGAAACCTCTTGTACCCAAACCCCTTCGAGAAGGAGCTGTCTCAGGAGGAGAAAATGCAGTGTCGGCGTTTAGACGTGTTCATGCGTTTTCATTCAAAAGAGGAGCATGAGGAGCTACTCCGCAGCGTTGTGAGCGAGTACCGCATGGTGAAACGGCTCAAAGATCTCAAG GAAGCTCAAATGGCAGGGTGTCGCTCCACGGCTGAAGCAGAGAGGTACCTGGCGAGGAAGAGGAAGCGAGAGAACGAAGAAGGGATGATGAACAGAGGGAAAGAGAGCGGTCAATTTGGTGCAGGGGAATTGGGAACTAGACCACCTGTGCAAGCATCTTCAAGCTATGTGAATGATCTGGACCTGATTGGGTTCACGGAGTCGCAACTGCTGTCTGAATCC GAGAAGCGTCTATGCAGCGAGGCCAAGCTGGTTCCACCGGTTTATCTACATATGCAACAAGTGATGTCACATGAGATATTCAAAGGGAATGTGACGAAGAAGTCTGATGCATATAGCTTGTTCAAGATTGATCCAACCAAAGTGGACAGAGTTTATGATATGCTTGTGAAGAAAGGTATTGCTCAGCTATAA
- the LOC106311658 gene encoding transcriptional adapter ADA2b isoform X2: protein MGRSRGNFHNFEDPTQRTRKKKNAANVENFESSSMVTGTEGGGKYNCDYCQKDITGKIRIKCDVCPDFDLCVECMSVGAEITPHKCDHAYRVMGNLTFPLICPDWSADDEMLLLEGLEIYGMGNWAEVAEHVGTKSKEQCLEHYRNIYLNSPFFPLPDMSHVAGKNKKELQAMAKGRIEEKKEQNMKEEYPFSPPKVKVEDTQKESHTDRSFGGKKPVVAPGNNSLVELSNYNHKREEFDPEYDNDAEQLLAEMEFKDNDTPEEKDLKLRVLRIYSKRLDERKRRKEFILDRNLLYPNPFEKELSQEEKMQCRRLDVFMRFHSKEEHEELLRSVVSEYRMVKRLKDLKEAQMAGCRSTAEAERYLARKRKRENEEGMMNRGKESGQFGAGELGTRPPVQASSSYVNDLDLIGFTESQLLSESEKRLCSEAKLVPPVYLHMQQVMSHEIFKGNVTKKSDAYSLFKIDPTKVDRVYDMLVKKGIAQL from the exons ATGGGTCGCTCTCGTGGGAACTTCCACAATTTCGAAGACCCTACCCAGAG AACGAGGAAGAAGAAAAATGCGGCTAATGTGGAGAACTTTGAGTCTTCCTCTATGG TTACAGGAACGGAGGGAGGAGGGAAGTACAACTGCGATTATTGCCAGAAAGACATTACTGGCAAAATCAGGATCAAGTGTGATGTCTGTCCTGATTTTGATCTCTGTGTTGAGTGTATGTCTGTGGGAGCTGAGATCACTCCTCACAAATGTGATCACGCCTACCGTGTTATG GGAAATCTAACTTTCCCGCTTATTTGTCCGGACTGGAGTGCTGATGATGAAATGCTTCTCCTGGAG GGACTTGAAATTTATGGAATGGGAAACTGGGCAGAGGTCGCGGAGCATGTGGGAACGAAGAGTAAAGAACAATGTCTCGAGCACTACAGAAACATTTATCTTAACTCTCCCTTCTTCCCACTTCCA GATATGTCACATGTAGCAGGGAAGAACAAGAAAGAACTTCAAGCCATGGCCAAAGGACGCATCGAAGAGAAGAAAG AGCAGAACATGAAAGAAGAGTACCCCTTTTCTCCTCCTAAAGTCAA AGTTGAAGACACACAAAAAG AGTCTCATACAGACAGGAGTTTTGGAGGAAAGAAACCTGTTGTTGCCCCTGGAAACAACTCTTTGGTTGAATTGAGTAACTACAACCACAAAAGAGAAGAGTTCGACCCTGAATATGACAACGATGCTGAGCAGCTCTTGGCTGAGATGGAGTTCAAAGACAACGATACTCCTGAAGAAAAAGACCTCAAGCTCCGTGTCTTGCGTATTTATTCCAAAAGGCTTGATGAAAGGAAACGTAGAAAGGAGTTCATACTAGACAGAAACCTCTTGTACCCAAACCCCTTCGAGAAGGAGCTGTCTCAGGAGGAGAAAATGCAGTGTCGGCGTTTAGACGTGTTCATGCGTTTTCATTCAAAAGAGGAGCATGAGGAGCTACTCCGCAGCGTTGTGAGCGAGTACCGCATGGTGAAACGGCTCAAAGATCTCAAG GAAGCTCAAATGGCAGGGTGTCGCTCCACGGCTGAAGCAGAGAGGTACCTGGCGAGGAAGAGGAAGCGAGAGAACGAAGAAGGGATGATGAACAGAGGGAAAGAGAGCGGTCAATTTGGTGCAGGGGAATTGGGAACTAGACCACCTGTGCAAGCATCTTCAAGCTATGTGAATGATCTGGACCTGATTGGGTTCACGGAGTCGCAACTGCTGTCTGAATCC GAGAAGCGTCTATGCAGCGAGGCCAAGCTGGTTCCACCGGTTTATCTACATATGCAACAAGTGATGTCACATGAGATATTCAAAGGGAATGTGACGAAGAAGTCTGATGCATATAGCTTGTTCAAGATTGATCCAACCAAAGTGGACAGAGTTTATGATATGCTTGTGAAGAAAGGTATTGCTCAGCTATAA
- the LOC106311658 gene encoding transcriptional adapter ADA2b isoform X1, with product MGRSRGNFHNFEDPTQRTRKKKNAANVENFESSSMVTGTEGGGKYNCDYCQKDITGKIRIKCDVCPDFDLCVECMSVGAEITPHKCDHAYRVMGNLTFPLICPDWSADDEMLLLEGLEIYGMGNWAEVAEHVGTKSKEQCLEHYRNIYLNSPFFPLPDMSHVAGKNKKELQAMAKGRIEEKKAEQNMKEEYPFSPPKVKVEDTQKESHTDRSFGGKKPVVAPGNNSLVELSNYNHKREEFDPEYDNDAEQLLAEMEFKDNDTPEEKDLKLRVLRIYSKRLDERKRRKEFILDRNLLYPNPFEKELSQEEKMQCRRLDVFMRFHSKEEHEELLRSVVSEYRMVKRLKDLKEAQMAGCRSTAEAERYLARKRKRENEEGMMNRGKESGQFGAGELGTRPPVQASSSYVNDLDLIGFTESQLLSESEKRLCSEAKLVPPVYLHMQQVMSHEIFKGNVTKKSDAYSLFKIDPTKVDRVYDMLVKKGIAQL from the exons ATGGGTCGCTCTCGTGGGAACTTCCACAATTTCGAAGACCCTACCCAGAG AACGAGGAAGAAGAAAAATGCGGCTAATGTGGAGAACTTTGAGTCTTCCTCTATGG TTACAGGAACGGAGGGAGGAGGGAAGTACAACTGCGATTATTGCCAGAAAGACATTACTGGCAAAATCAGGATCAAGTGTGATGTCTGTCCTGATTTTGATCTCTGTGTTGAGTGTATGTCTGTGGGAGCTGAGATCACTCCTCACAAATGTGATCACGCCTACCGTGTTATG GGAAATCTAACTTTCCCGCTTATTTGTCCGGACTGGAGTGCTGATGATGAAATGCTTCTCCTGGAG GGACTTGAAATTTATGGAATGGGAAACTGGGCAGAGGTCGCGGAGCATGTGGGAACGAAGAGTAAAGAACAATGTCTCGAGCACTACAGAAACATTTATCTTAACTCTCCCTTCTTCCCACTTCCA GATATGTCACATGTAGCAGGGAAGAACAAGAAAGAACTTCAAGCCATGGCCAAAGGACGCATCGAAGAGAAGAAAG CAGAGCAGAACATGAAAGAAGAGTACCCCTTTTCTCCTCCTAAAGTCAA AGTTGAAGACACACAAAAAG AGTCTCATACAGACAGGAGTTTTGGAGGAAAGAAACCTGTTGTTGCCCCTGGAAACAACTCTTTGGTTGAATTGAGTAACTACAACCACAAAAGAGAAGAGTTCGACCCTGAATATGACAACGATGCTGAGCAGCTCTTGGCTGAGATGGAGTTCAAAGACAACGATACTCCTGAAGAAAAAGACCTCAAGCTCCGTGTCTTGCGTATTTATTCCAAAAGGCTTGATGAAAGGAAACGTAGAAAGGAGTTCATACTAGACAGAAACCTCTTGTACCCAAACCCCTTCGAGAAGGAGCTGTCTCAGGAGGAGAAAATGCAGTGTCGGCGTTTAGACGTGTTCATGCGTTTTCATTCAAAAGAGGAGCATGAGGAGCTACTCCGCAGCGTTGTGAGCGAGTACCGCATGGTGAAACGGCTCAAAGATCTCAAG GAAGCTCAAATGGCAGGGTGTCGCTCCACGGCTGAAGCAGAGAGGTACCTGGCGAGGAAGAGGAAGCGAGAGAACGAAGAAGGGATGATGAACAGAGGGAAAGAGAGCGGTCAATTTGGTGCAGGGGAATTGGGAACTAGACCACCTGTGCAAGCATCTTCAAGCTATGTGAATGATCTGGACCTGATTGGGTTCACGGAGTCGCAACTGCTGTCTGAATCC GAGAAGCGTCTATGCAGCGAGGCCAAGCTGGTTCCACCGGTTTATCTACATATGCAACAAGTGATGTCACATGAGATATTCAAAGGGAATGTGACGAAGAAGTCTGATGCATATAGCTTGTTCAAGATTGATCCAACCAAAGTGGACAGAGTTTATGATATGCTTGTGAAGAAAGGTATTGCTCAGCTATAA
- the LOC106311658 gene encoding transcriptional adapter ADA2b isoform X7 — protein MGTEGGGKYNCDYCQKDITGKIRIKCDVCPDFDLCVECMSVGAEITPHKCDHAYRVMGNLTFPLICPDWSADDEMLLLEGLEIYGMGNWAEVAEHVGTKSKEQCLEHYRNIYLNSPFFPLPDMSHVAGKNKKELQAMAKGRIEEKKAEQNMKEEYPFSPPKVKVEDTQKESHTDRSFGGKKPVVAPGNNSLVELSNYNHKREEFDPEYDNDAEQLLAEMEFKDNDTPEEKDLKLRVLRIYSKRLDERKRRKEFILDRNLLYPNPFEKELSQEEKMQCRRLDVFMRFHSKEEHEELLRSVVSEYRMVKRLKDLKEAQMAGCRSTAEAERYLARKRKRENEEGMMNRGKESGQFGAGELGTRPPVQASSSYVNDLDLIGFTESQLLSESEKRLCSEAKLVPPVYLHMQQVMSHEIFKGNVTKKSDAYSLFKIDPTKVDRVYDMLVKKGIAQL, from the exons ATGG GAACGGAGGGAGGAGGGAAGTACAACTGCGATTATTGCCAGAAAGACATTACTGGCAAAATCAGGATCAAGTGTGATGTCTGTCCTGATTTTGATCTCTGTGTTGAGTGTATGTCTGTGGGAGCTGAGATCACTCCTCACAAATGTGATCACGCCTACCGTGTTATG GGAAATCTAACTTTCCCGCTTATTTGTCCGGACTGGAGTGCTGATGATGAAATGCTTCTCCTGGAG GGACTTGAAATTTATGGAATGGGAAACTGGGCAGAGGTCGCGGAGCATGTGGGAACGAAGAGTAAAGAACAATGTCTCGAGCACTACAGAAACATTTATCTTAACTCTCCCTTCTTCCCACTTCCA GATATGTCACATGTAGCAGGGAAGAACAAGAAAGAACTTCAAGCCATGGCCAAAGGACGCATCGAAGAGAAGAAAG CAGAGCAGAACATGAAAGAAGAGTACCCCTTTTCTCCTCCTAAAGTCAA AGTTGAAGACACACAAAAAG AGTCTCATACAGACAGGAGTTTTGGAGGAAAGAAACCTGTTGTTGCCCCTGGAAACAACTCTTTGGTTGAATTGAGTAACTACAACCACAAAAGAGAAGAGTTCGACCCTGAATATGACAACGATGCTGAGCAGCTCTTGGCTGAGATGGAGTTCAAAGACAACGATACTCCTGAAGAAAAAGACCTCAAGCTCCGTGTCTTGCGTATTTATTCCAAAAGGCTTGATGAAAGGAAACGTAGAAAGGAGTTCATACTAGACAGAAACCTCTTGTACCCAAACCCCTTCGAGAAGGAGCTGTCTCAGGAGGAGAAAATGCAGTGTCGGCGTTTAGACGTGTTCATGCGTTTTCATTCAAAAGAGGAGCATGAGGAGCTACTCCGCAGCGTTGTGAGCGAGTACCGCATGGTGAAACGGCTCAAAGATCTCAAG GAAGCTCAAATGGCAGGGTGTCGCTCCACGGCTGAAGCAGAGAGGTACCTGGCGAGGAAGAGGAAGCGAGAGAACGAAGAAGGGATGATGAACAGAGGGAAAGAGAGCGGTCAATTTGGTGCAGGGGAATTGGGAACTAGACCACCTGTGCAAGCATCTTCAAGCTATGTGAATGATCTGGACCTGATTGGGTTCACGGAGTCGCAACTGCTGTCTGAATCC GAGAAGCGTCTATGCAGCGAGGCCAAGCTGGTTCCACCGGTTTATCTACATATGCAACAAGTGATGTCACATGAGATATTCAAAGGGAATGTGACGAAGAAGTCTGATGCATATAGCTTGTTCAAGATTGATCCAACCAAAGTGGACAGAGTTTATGATATGCTTGTGAAGAAAGGTATTGCTCAGCTATAA
- the LOC106311658 gene encoding transcriptional adapter ADA2b isoform X6 — MVTGTEGGGKYNCDYCQKDITGKIRIKCDVCPDFDLCVECMSVGAEITPHKCDHAYRVMGNLTFPLICPDWSADDEMLLLEGLEIYGMGNWAEVAEHVGTKSKEQCLEHYRNIYLNSPFFPLPDMSHVAGKNKKELQAMAKGRIEEKKAEQNMKEEYPFSPPKVKVEDTQKESHTDRSFGGKKPVVAPGNNSLVELSNYNHKREEFDPEYDNDAEQLLAEMEFKDNDTPEEKDLKLRVLRIYSKRLDERKRRKEFILDRNLLYPNPFEKELSQEEKMQCRRLDVFMRFHSKEEHEELLRSVVSEYRMVKRLKDLKEAQMAGCRSTAEAERYLARKRKRENEEGMMNRGKESGQFGAGELGTRPPVQASSSYVNDLDLIGFTESQLLSESEKRLCSEAKLVPPVYLHMQQVMSHEIFKGNVTKKSDAYSLFKIDPTKVDRVYDMLVKKGIAQL; from the exons ATGG TTACAGGAACGGAGGGAGGAGGGAAGTACAACTGCGATTATTGCCAGAAAGACATTACTGGCAAAATCAGGATCAAGTGTGATGTCTGTCCTGATTTTGATCTCTGTGTTGAGTGTATGTCTGTGGGAGCTGAGATCACTCCTCACAAATGTGATCACGCCTACCGTGTTATG GGAAATCTAACTTTCCCGCTTATTTGTCCGGACTGGAGTGCTGATGATGAAATGCTTCTCCTGGAG GGACTTGAAATTTATGGAATGGGAAACTGGGCAGAGGTCGCGGAGCATGTGGGAACGAAGAGTAAAGAACAATGTCTCGAGCACTACAGAAACATTTATCTTAACTCTCCCTTCTTCCCACTTCCA GATATGTCACATGTAGCAGGGAAGAACAAGAAAGAACTTCAAGCCATGGCCAAAGGACGCATCGAAGAGAAGAAAG CAGAGCAGAACATGAAAGAAGAGTACCCCTTTTCTCCTCCTAAAGTCAA AGTTGAAGACACACAAAAAG AGTCTCATACAGACAGGAGTTTTGGAGGAAAGAAACCTGTTGTTGCCCCTGGAAACAACTCTTTGGTTGAATTGAGTAACTACAACCACAAAAGAGAAGAGTTCGACCCTGAATATGACAACGATGCTGAGCAGCTCTTGGCTGAGATGGAGTTCAAAGACAACGATACTCCTGAAGAAAAAGACCTCAAGCTCCGTGTCTTGCGTATTTATTCCAAAAGGCTTGATGAAAGGAAACGTAGAAAGGAGTTCATACTAGACAGAAACCTCTTGTACCCAAACCCCTTCGAGAAGGAGCTGTCTCAGGAGGAGAAAATGCAGTGTCGGCGTTTAGACGTGTTCATGCGTTTTCATTCAAAAGAGGAGCATGAGGAGCTACTCCGCAGCGTTGTGAGCGAGTACCGCATGGTGAAACGGCTCAAAGATCTCAAG GAAGCTCAAATGGCAGGGTGTCGCTCCACGGCTGAAGCAGAGAGGTACCTGGCGAGGAAGAGGAAGCGAGAGAACGAAGAAGGGATGATGAACAGAGGGAAAGAGAGCGGTCAATTTGGTGCAGGGGAATTGGGAACTAGACCACCTGTGCAAGCATCTTCAAGCTATGTGAATGATCTGGACCTGATTGGGTTCACGGAGTCGCAACTGCTGTCTGAATCC GAGAAGCGTCTATGCAGCGAGGCCAAGCTGGTTCCACCGGTTTATCTACATATGCAACAAGTGATGTCACATGAGATATTCAAAGGGAATGTGACGAAGAAGTCTGATGCATATAGCTTGTTCAAGATTGATCCAACCAAAGTGGACAGAGTTTATGATATGCTTGTGAAGAAAGGTATTGCTCAGCTATAA
- the LOC106311658 gene encoding transcriptional adapter ADA2b isoform X4: MGRSRGNFHNFEDPTQRTRKKKNAANVENFESSSMVTGTEGGGKYNCDYCQKDITGKIRIKCDVCPDFDLCVECMSVGAEITPHKCDHAYRVMGNLTFPLICPDWSADDEMLLLEGLEIYGMGNWAEVAEHVGTKSKEQCLEHYRNIYLNSPFFPLPDMSHVAGKNKKELQAMAKGRIEEKKAEQNMKEEYPFSPPKVKVEDTQKDRSFGGKKPVVAPGNNSLVELSNYNHKREEFDPEYDNDAEQLLAEMEFKDNDTPEEKDLKLRVLRIYSKRLDERKRRKEFILDRNLLYPNPFEKELSQEEKMQCRRLDVFMRFHSKEEHEELLRSVVSEYRMVKRLKDLKEAQMAGCRSTAEAERYLARKRKRENEEGMMNRGKESGQFGAGELGTRPPVQASSSYVNDLDLIGFTESQLLSESEKRLCSEAKLVPPVYLHMQQVMSHEIFKGNVTKKSDAYSLFKIDPTKVDRVYDMLVKKGIAQL; this comes from the exons ATGGGTCGCTCTCGTGGGAACTTCCACAATTTCGAAGACCCTACCCAGAG AACGAGGAAGAAGAAAAATGCGGCTAATGTGGAGAACTTTGAGTCTTCCTCTATGG TTACAGGAACGGAGGGAGGAGGGAAGTACAACTGCGATTATTGCCAGAAAGACATTACTGGCAAAATCAGGATCAAGTGTGATGTCTGTCCTGATTTTGATCTCTGTGTTGAGTGTATGTCTGTGGGAGCTGAGATCACTCCTCACAAATGTGATCACGCCTACCGTGTTATG GGAAATCTAACTTTCCCGCTTATTTGTCCGGACTGGAGTGCTGATGATGAAATGCTTCTCCTGGAG GGACTTGAAATTTATGGAATGGGAAACTGGGCAGAGGTCGCGGAGCATGTGGGAACGAAGAGTAAAGAACAATGTCTCGAGCACTACAGAAACATTTATCTTAACTCTCCCTTCTTCCCACTTCCA GATATGTCACATGTAGCAGGGAAGAACAAGAAAGAACTTCAAGCCATGGCCAAAGGACGCATCGAAGAGAAGAAAG CAGAGCAGAACATGAAAGAAGAGTACCCCTTTTCTCCTCCTAAAGTCAA AGTTGAAGACACACAAAAAG ACAGGAGTTTTGGAGGAAAGAAACCTGTTGTTGCCCCTGGAAACAACTCTTTGGTTGAATTGAGTAACTACAACCACAAAAGAGAAGAGTTCGACCCTGAATATGACAACGATGCTGAGCAGCTCTTGGCTGAGATGGAGTTCAAAGACAACGATACTCCTGAAGAAAAAGACCTCAAGCTCCGTGTCTTGCGTATTTATTCCAAAAGGCTTGATGAAAGGAAACGTAGAAAGGAGTTCATACTAGACAGAAACCTCTTGTACCCAAACCCCTTCGAGAAGGAGCTGTCTCAGGAGGAGAAAATGCAGTGTCGGCGTTTAGACGTGTTCATGCGTTTTCATTCAAAAGAGGAGCATGAGGAGCTACTCCGCAGCGTTGTGAGCGAGTACCGCATGGTGAAACGGCTCAAAGATCTCAAG GAAGCTCAAATGGCAGGGTGTCGCTCCACGGCTGAAGCAGAGAGGTACCTGGCGAGGAAGAGGAAGCGAGAGAACGAAGAAGGGATGATGAACAGAGGGAAAGAGAGCGGTCAATTTGGTGCAGGGGAATTGGGAACTAGACCACCTGTGCAAGCATCTTCAAGCTATGTGAATGATCTGGACCTGATTGGGTTCACGGAGTCGCAACTGCTGTCTGAATCC GAGAAGCGTCTATGCAGCGAGGCCAAGCTGGTTCCACCGGTTTATCTACATATGCAACAAGTGATGTCACATGAGATATTCAAAGGGAATGTGACGAAGAAGTCTGATGCATATAGCTTGTTCAAGATTGATCCAACCAAAGTGGACAGAGTTTATGATATGCTTGTGAAGAAAGGTATTGCTCAGCTATAA
- the LOC106311658 gene encoding transcriptional adapter ADA2b isoform X5, with amino-acid sequence MGRSRGNFHNFEDPTQRTRKKKNAANVENFESSSMVTGTEGGGKYNCDYCQKDITGKIRIKCDVCPDFDLCVECMSVGAEITPHKCDHAYRVMGNLTFPLICPDWSADDEMLLLEGLEIYGMGNWAEVAEHVGTKSKEQCLEHYRNIYLNSPFFPLPDMSHVAGKNKKELQAMAKGRIEEKKEQNMKEEYPFSPPKVKVEDTQKDRSFGGKKPVVAPGNNSLVELSNYNHKREEFDPEYDNDAEQLLAEMEFKDNDTPEEKDLKLRVLRIYSKRLDERKRRKEFILDRNLLYPNPFEKELSQEEKMQCRRLDVFMRFHSKEEHEELLRSVVSEYRMVKRLKDLKEAQMAGCRSTAEAERYLARKRKRENEEGMMNRGKESGQFGAGELGTRPPVQASSSYVNDLDLIGFTESQLLSESEKRLCSEAKLVPPVYLHMQQVMSHEIFKGNVTKKSDAYSLFKIDPTKVDRVYDMLVKKGIAQL; translated from the exons ATGGGTCGCTCTCGTGGGAACTTCCACAATTTCGAAGACCCTACCCAGAG AACGAGGAAGAAGAAAAATGCGGCTAATGTGGAGAACTTTGAGTCTTCCTCTATGG TTACAGGAACGGAGGGAGGAGGGAAGTACAACTGCGATTATTGCCAGAAAGACATTACTGGCAAAATCAGGATCAAGTGTGATGTCTGTCCTGATTTTGATCTCTGTGTTGAGTGTATGTCTGTGGGAGCTGAGATCACTCCTCACAAATGTGATCACGCCTACCGTGTTATG GGAAATCTAACTTTCCCGCTTATTTGTCCGGACTGGAGTGCTGATGATGAAATGCTTCTCCTGGAG GGACTTGAAATTTATGGAATGGGAAACTGGGCAGAGGTCGCGGAGCATGTGGGAACGAAGAGTAAAGAACAATGTCTCGAGCACTACAGAAACATTTATCTTAACTCTCCCTTCTTCCCACTTCCA GATATGTCACATGTAGCAGGGAAGAACAAGAAAGAACTTCAAGCCATGGCCAAAGGACGCATCGAAGAGAAGAAAG AGCAGAACATGAAAGAAGAGTACCCCTTTTCTCCTCCTAAAGTCAA AGTTGAAGACACACAAAAAG ACAGGAGTTTTGGAGGAAAGAAACCTGTTGTTGCCCCTGGAAACAACTCTTTGGTTGAATTGAGTAACTACAACCACAAAAGAGAAGAGTTCGACCCTGAATATGACAACGATGCTGAGCAGCTCTTGGCTGAGATGGAGTTCAAAGACAACGATACTCCTGAAGAAAAAGACCTCAAGCTCCGTGTCTTGCGTATTTATTCCAAAAGGCTTGATGAAAGGAAACGTAGAAAGGAGTTCATACTAGACAGAAACCTCTTGTACCCAAACCCCTTCGAGAAGGAGCTGTCTCAGGAGGAGAAAATGCAGTGTCGGCGTTTAGACGTGTTCATGCGTTTTCATTCAAAAGAGGAGCATGAGGAGCTACTCCGCAGCGTTGTGAGCGAGTACCGCATGGTGAAACGGCTCAAAGATCTCAAG GAAGCTCAAATGGCAGGGTGTCGCTCCACGGCTGAAGCAGAGAGGTACCTGGCGAGGAAGAGGAAGCGAGAGAACGAAGAAGGGATGATGAACAGAGGGAAAGAGAGCGGTCAATTTGGTGCAGGGGAATTGGGAACTAGACCACCTGTGCAAGCATCTTCAAGCTATGTGAATGATCTGGACCTGATTGGGTTCACGGAGTCGCAACTGCTGTCTGAATCC GAGAAGCGTCTATGCAGCGAGGCCAAGCTGGTTCCACCGGTTTATCTACATATGCAACAAGTGATGTCACATGAGATATTCAAAGGGAATGTGACGAAGAAGTCTGATGCATATAGCTTGTTCAAGATTGATCCAACCAAAGTGGACAGAGTTTATGATATGCTTGTGAAGAAAGGTATTGCTCAGCTATAA